The proteins below are encoded in one region of Oncorhynchus keta strain PuntledgeMale-10-30-2019 unplaced genomic scaffold, Oket_V2 Un_contig_2347_pilon_pilon, whole genome shotgun sequence:
- the LOC118378223 gene encoding erythroblast NAD(P)(+)--arginine ADP-ribosyltransferase-like, translating into MARHKILTFAVMYFFQAWTLGVDSKMVHLRQPGLSSSIPLDMVPNSVDDMYEGCIKEMGKKVKEYLHIETNTGGIFKQAWTKAIRCASNKTNSVNNKLHKLSYNHIRAICAYTGGQHKIYPVFNKAVRTSRYEYTTSFQFHSLHFLLTDAIRILKLKQNTCHTTYRRTNMEFSGEVNKEIRFGLFASSSFLKNLTHFGEKSCFEIKTCFGADLKSYPEMGNYEKEVLIPPYEVFKVTAVLKKENDKNLWCNVVYKLKSFKTLSNLNCKIFKKTTIN; encoded by the exons ATGGCAAGACACAAGATCCTAACCTTTGCTGTGATGTATTTCTTCCAGGCTTGGACTTTGGGTGTGGACTCCAAGATG GTTCATCTCCGTCAGCCTGGTCTCAGTTCCTCCATACCCTTAGACATGGTCCCTAACTCTGTTGACGACATGTATGAAGGATGCATAAAAGAAATGGGCAAAAAGGTGAAGGAATATCTTCATATTGAAACCAATACAGGAGGGATCTTCAAACAAGCCTGGACGAAAGCAATAAGATGTGCCTCAAATAAGACCAATTCAGTCAACAATAAACTACACAAACTTAGTTACAATCACATTAGAGCTATCTGTGCTTACACAGGAGGTCAACATAAGATATACCCAGTGTTCAACAAAGCAGTCCGGACCAGTAGATATGAGTACACAACCTCCTTCCAGTTCCACTCCCTGCATTTCCTGCTGACTGACGCCATTCGCATCCTGAAACTAAAACAAAATACCTGTCACACCACATACCGGAGAACCAACATGGAGTTTTCAGGTGAAGTGAACAAGGAAATCAGATTCGGCCTCTTTGCCTCCAGTTCTTTCCTAAAGAACTTGACACATTTTGGAGAGAAGTCCTGCTTTGAGATAAAGACATGTTTTGGCGCTGACCTGAAGTCCTACCCAGAGATGGGGAATTATGAAAAGGAGGTGTTGATTCCACCGTATGAAGTGTTCAAAGTTACTGCTGTGCTGAAGAAAGAAAATGATAAAAACCTTTGGTGCAATGTTGTGTACAAACTAAAGAGTTTCAAAACACTGAGTAACCTGAATTGCAAAATTTTTAAAAAGACAACAATTAATTAA